From Rana temporaria chromosome 7, aRanTem1.1, whole genome shotgun sequence, the proteins below share one genomic window:
- the IER5 gene encoding immediate early response gene 5 protein has translation MQREVEVESPPGLGFRLEAHRIVSISLGKIYHSRVQRGGIKLHKNLMVSLVLRSAQQVYLSQTAEELHAEYQLYPPQTYRAPESCSCPGPEEEEEGEESSSCARTESRLPRACPCPEPRVCRAPPRGLPCCSCHSHPDCTLAEPRRDCPSQEEADPPQSPPCCRKRSGGSAPDGPAMKRARREQREQEVPEPAEEAEEQMETENVANLISIFGSSFSGLLTKEPGTAGEEQEAAQEVQELDSPSGQSCATEPAISSNITPWSTAIEAF, from the coding sequence ATGCAGCGAGAGGTCGAGGTTGAGAGTCCCCCCGGGCTGGGCTTCCGCCTGGAGGCGCACCGCATCGTCAGCATCTCGCTGGGGAAGATCTACCACTCCCGGGTACAGCGGGGCGGCATTAAGCTCCATAAGAACCTCATGGTGTCCCTGGTACTGCGGAGCGCCCAGCAGGTCTACCTGAGCCAGACGGCCGAGGAGCTGCACGCAGAATACCAGCTCTACCCCCCGCAGACGTACCGGGCGCCGGAGAGCTGCTCGTGCCCCGGGcctgaggaagaagaggagggggaagaATCGTCATCGTGTGCCCGCACCGAGAGCCGCCTCCCCCGGGCCTGTCCGTGCCCCGAACCCCGAGTGTGCCGAGCGCCTCCCCGGGGGCTCCCCTGCTGCTCCTGTCACTCACACCCGGACTGTACGCTGGCGGAGCCCCGCAGAGACTGTCCGAGCCAAGAGGAGGCCGATCCCCCGCAGAGCCCTCCGTGCTGCCGGAAGAGGAGCGGGGGAAGTGCGCCGGACGGACCGGCTATGAAGCGAGCCAGGCGGGAACAGAGAGAGCAGGAAGTGCCGGAGCCGGCGGAGGAGGCCGAGGAGCAAATGGAGACAGAGAATGTGGCCAACCTCATCAGTATCTTCGGCTCCAGCTTCTCCGGACTTCTTACTAAGGAGCCGGGGACCGCGGGGGAGGAGCAGGAGGCCGCGCAGGAGGTACAGGAGCTGGACTCTCCATCTGGACAGAGCTGTGCTACCGAGCCTGCCATCAGCTCCAATATTACCCCATGGAGCACGGCCATAGAGGCCTTCTGA